AAATTCCCTGTTTCTTCTTTCAACTTGGAATGATTTTCAGCAAATATTTTCAAGCAGCCTTTcaatattagaaaaaaatatgcGGTTAATTTACAGAATGGAAATGATTACAGAAATCCCTTACAATGACAACTGTACAGGTTCATCTCAGTacattagaatatcatcaaaattaatttatttcagtcatTCGAGTCAAAAACTGAAACTCATAGattaattacaaacagagtgatataTATATCAAGCATGTATTTCTTtcaatgttgatgattatggcttacagccaatgaaaacccaaaggTCTTTATCCCAagaccaatttaaaaaatgacttttaatacagaaatgttggcctactcaaaagtatgtacagtaaaTTCACTCAGTACTTGGTcagggctccttttgcatgaattactgcaacAATGTGGTGTGGCATGGAGGCGATCAGCTTGTGGCACTGCTGATGTGTCATGGAAGctcaggttgctttgatagtggccttGGTTTTCTGCATTGTTGGATCAGGTGTCTCTTATCctcctcttgacaataccttatagattctctatggggtttGGGTCAGGTGAtatgctggccaatcaagcagtGATACTGtagttattaaaccaggtattggtacttttggcagtgtggacaggtgcacAAGTCCTGCTGCAATatgaaatccacatctccatatagcttgtcagcagagggaaacatgaagtgctctaaaatttcgGCTCCGCTGACTTTGGacatgatataacacagtggaccaacaccagtagatgacatggctccccaaatcACCActgaaacttcacactagactgaagcagcttggattgtgtgcctctccactcttcctccagtctctgggaccttgatttccaaatgaaatgcaaaatttgctttcatctgaaaacaagactttggaccactgagcaacagtccggTCCTTtctctccttggcccaggtaagacacttctgcctttgtctctgggtcatgagtggattgacacaaggaatgtaaCAGTTGTCCTgtatacgtctgtgtgtggtggctttTGAAGCACTGATTCCAACAGCAACATTTTTGAATGGCCATTTCTTGACCATCCTTTCAAAACTGCAGTTATTCCTGTTGCTTGTGCATCTTTTTCTACGACACATTTTCCTTTctctcaactttccattaatatgctgggatacagcaggaggctgccttctggacatctgtccaGTCAGCAGTTTTCCCCATGATTGTgaagcctactgaaccagactaagggaccattttaaagacTTAGCAATTAttgtaattttctgagataactTATGGGTTTTcgttggctgtaagccataatcatcaataTTGAAAGAAATATATGCTttaaatagatcactctgtaaGGATTCTATGTAAAATACTTCATGAATCGAGttactttttgatgatattctgatgtactgagatGCACCTATATTAGCTAAATAAAAACCAGTGGTTACACTAAAAGATTTATAAATGAGTGCTACGATGTGAAATGTTAGGTTGTATAGAAATTTCTTGACCGGAACTAGGACTTGTTATATTTACAGCATAAATATAGCCTTTTTATTTACTATCCACAACCACCAGTGAACATACATGTCTTCTGGGTTTTATATTGAATTATCATGATAATAATATGTGCGTAAATATAAGAAATATAATCTTATTTTACCATACAATGATCTACAGTATATGTGCTCTATATATACACCAAAGTTTTAAGACATGCtcatgaaatatattttcagaaagcaattaattattattactattattattaatgatagTCTGTCCcacatttgctgcagtaacaacttCTACTTGTCTGAGAAACCtttacaatacattttgttACTGTGAAAATTGTAtcgcattcactcacaaacaatAATGAGGTCAGAAACTGATTCTGAATGAGTAGTTCTGGCACAAAGGTTCATCCAATCGTAGCGCAGGGCTTAACGGAGTAcgagtggagaaaaaaaatgccgGAATTGTGAAAATTAACAAAGGACGTCTTTGTCGGAAAACGGGTGTGAAATAAAACTAAACCCCGCCCTCTGATTGGTTTCGAACCTGAAACAATTACGTCATCGGCAGAGGCGAGGTAAGTCACGTGGCCCAACGTTTTTCGCCTGTAAACCCAGTGGCGGAAGACAGGTGTGTTTACCGATGATAAGTAAgtcctgtttttaatgaatcatCTTATATATTAACAACTAAAACCAGCTAGAATGTAATCTTGATTTAATGATCAGGAGGTTTCTACTGATATTTAATGATAGGAATTTTTTAAAGAGTCCATCTTAGATTTTATTTTGAGGGGAGGTTCTGGGTTTTCTGTTACTGTGccttctcctttttttctttttcttttttttttacttattttacaaCTGTATTTTGAAACGAAGTGTGTCTCAAATATAAAGTAATTCGTGCTCTTTTGTTTTATGGTGTTGTTGAAACAAACATTTGttatctacatttttaaaatttataaatACTCTCTGCCTATAATGTGTAATAACGCCGTGCCGAACAGAGCAACAGAACAGCTTAAATATCCTTCAGCAAAGTCTTATTAAAGTAGCTCTGATTTCTTCATAATATCATCTTTtatcttttgaaaaaaaaaacaaaagctacaGTATATTTTTCTTCATGGCAGATTGTTAAATGTAAAGATCTTATATCTAAAATGATTTGTAAGTCTATAAGGTACCACAGTCTTATTCCACAGTCTGAGGGGAGGGATCACaagatctttaaaaaaaaaaacactgaccatGTGATGGTCTGATTTTTCTTATTCATACTGAGTTCATACTGGATTCATTATTAAAACGAGACTTATGTTTGTGTTCCATGTGCTACTTTTATTAGGTCAAATTCAAGTTTTTTGTGGGTCTGTATTAAATAGTTTTTGTAGACTGTTCTAGGCTTTTCTTGTTTGGTGTTTAAATGTTGGGTGAGGCTTACTGCAGGAGTCGAATTAGGATTTTAATGGCAATAGCATCTACCACAGTGGTTCTTGATTCTGTCTTCATGGTCCCAGTGATGCCCCATTTGATAAACCAACGTAACTTTCAAAAACTGCAGAAACATACCGAAATTCTGAACATCAGAGCATATATCTGATATACAAAGGAGATATGAAAGCTATATACAAATGTACAAGAACCAGTAACaagaggaatatatatatatatatatatatatatatcagaactAGAGTAAGATAGATGTTCAGTAAGATAGATAGCTAAATATTTATACTGGAAAATGCTGACCCAATTTTTAAGGTTTGATATATCAGGGCGACTTTTGGCTGAACTGGAACTTTATGTTTTTGATGACTGTAGATTTGCATCTGTGTTCCATTTGTTTCATTATCTTATCATTACCACTGTCACACCTCTCAGGGATCTCTGACTAAGAGCAAAACTCATGTCAGGAATAAACGGCTCCTCGTACCACTTTGATCGTGTCAGAGAAGGTCCACACTATGACCAGGTCCCCATTGGCTCCTTGGCTCGAGATGATGGATCATCTTACCCCTTTGGGGGATTAGTGCCTGCAGTCAGTGCTGATCCCTTACCACCACCTCCACTTCCCATCAACCCCCCTGTGGGTCCGGACCTCTACCCTAGTGATGTTGAGGATCAGCCAGACGATGCCATGGATATCAAACCAGTACGACGCTTCATTCCTGACTCTGTGAAGAACTTTTTCCGGGGCAATAGCTTTCGAAGCAGCAAGAGCCAAAGCTCCTTTCCACCACCACCCTCTGATGTCATTAACACCACCACTCAAGGAGTGCCATGCTCCCCTCCCAACTCTCGACCACCATCTCCTAGTGCCCCCGGTTCATATATGGATCCATATGGAGGATCTGGGGGCAGCTACCATTCTCGGAAAGAGCAGGCAGCCCTCCTCGGGGAAGCGGTGGAGTCCGTTTCGGGACGCTCTGGACAAACAGCAAAGACGTACAGTGAGAAGGTGGAGGAGTATCACCAGAGGTATTCCTACATGAAGTCATGGGCTGGACTTCTACGTATTCTGGGCTGCGTGGAGCTGCTCCTGGGGGCTGCTGTCTTCGCTTGCGTCTGCGCATATGTACACAAGGACAATGAGTGGTACAACTTGTTCGGCTACACCCAACACAACATCTATGGGGGTTCATTTGGAGGGTCAATGGGTGGGATGTATGGATATGGGGTTGACTACAACGGACCCAAAACACCATTTGTCCTAGTTGTAGCTGGTTTGGCCTGGATCGGCACTGTCATTTTGCTCATCTTAGGCATGACCATGTACTACCGGACCATCTTACTGGATTCCAACTGGTGGCCCATTACAGAGTGCCTGATAAATGTAATGCTGGGCGTTCTCTACCTGGCAGCATCTATTGTATACGTGCGGGACACTCTCCGAGGGGGACTTTGCTATTATCCGCAATTTAACAATGGCCCCAATGCTGCATTCTGTCGAACAGAGGCTGGCCAGACAGCTGCcatcatcttcctcttccttACAACACTACTGTATTTTGTGAGCGCTGGGGTCTGCCTGAAGCTGTGGAGGCATGAAGCCGCACGTTTGCGTCGGGAGGCACTTGAGCAAGAGGTAAGGGTGCTTCAAAGCCAGAGGGCCTGCGTAGacacttaatatatatttaaaatatgtggTGCCGTTTTGAGAATGATGATATTGCACTTTTACCATTAAAGGGTTTTGAAAGAGTTGCTGTTGGCTTTTAATAAATTCTTCTGTTTACTTTGTAGATGAGGACTGTTCAGTCAGTTCCGCTGACCATGGTAAGTATTTTCTTGACATAAATAATGTTTGATATGGCAGTATCTACAGTGTCCACACTTAATGACTGATTTCCACGTTACCCCAAGATTGATGCTATGTCAAGTGTCTCGGGACCTGCCTACAAACCACAACTGATGGGTACCCCCAATACCATGGAAAATGCAACAGTGTTACCACCCTCTATGATGGAGCCGGAATACCTGAGGGGTCACATTCCTGCTGGGCACATCCCCAAACCAGTGATCATTGCAGATTATGTGGCGTGAGTTTGATCACCTGTTAATAATTTGAAGGACTTTAAAACTATGCACTCACCTAGTATATTAAAAACTCCCAACCTATAATTTAATTCACtggtttctttatttaaaacacatacCTTATATCTCCACCAAATACACTAAGTGtacaataacagactgtagGACATCTGTTTTCATTCACAATTCATTAGCCACCCTCTATTCCTATCATCACTGGTTAATTTATGAGCTATAATGAGAGTGGTCTACCACCCAAAATGATCCAGCCAAGTGAATTCAGATACTTTAAGTTGCATCCATTTGGACCTAGATATTCAGTTGtgtacacagcttgtataatcttccTTAGAAAAACATGATTATTTCAATGAGATGTTCAAGATTAGCTCCACATGAGTTTGGGCTAGCGATGTATAAATCCCCAAGctttgagctgtgtgacagagctCTGTTCTCTAACTTTGAAATGAGCTGGAGTGCCAGAACTCACCATTCAGTATCAGTAACAGACCCCACTACTGCTCTCCTGGCTGGAAGAGTAGGCATTGTCACTGCTGCAAATTTGGATAAACTCTCAGTCAATATTAAGATTAAGAAAAATGCAGAATGACCATTTGTCTAAAATGATTTGATTGTATACATATGTCTAATCAATTTTAATTCACCTAATAATTGTTCatattttgcttatttattcATCCTTTTATTGCAGGAAATACCCGACAATCCACACAGATGAGGAGAAAGACCGTTATAAGGCTGTTTTTAATGACCAGTATGAGGAGTATAAAGAGTTACACGCCGAAGTTCAGGCACTGGCCAAGAAGTTTGAGGAGATGGAGAATGTGATGAAAAACCTGCCTACTCACCCATCCAGTGAAATGGTAAATAATGCTGAATCTACTTTAATCAACTATCACTATTCATTTTGGAAAAAtgttattacatttacatttatagtaTTTTGCCGACACATATTCAGAGTGAATTTAAATTTCAGCCATATTACACTGAGGGATGAATGCAGTGTTAAGAGTCTTGACTCTTATTATAAAGGACTGTTATTAGTGCAGATTGGAGGGAATTTAACTGTAGTGTTCTACACAGAAGTCAGTGCACTACACTACACCCTCAACAATATTGTCACCCAGTGGTGGAAGTATAATAAGCCAAGTATTTTCACAAGAAATctaatttttttacatatttttgttaaaaaatacattttttaatgataGCATAACATTACAGcaaattgtcactgtccaaggaaaaacacatatctcctaTTATATTTGAAGATCTACACAATGTGTGAAACCTTCATGATAAATtgacaaatagaaatgctccaaagttacttggaattaaatatttaaaaaaaaatataagtaggtttttccttctcccatacagttactattttggatGCATCTTTTCTTTGTACAGCAACGAAATATTGTATTATGTTCTCTTTCATCAGGACATTATCACATTATCTCATATTTCTTACTGTATTTTGAGTTTATGAGGACATGACCCATATTTCCCACTGCTGCCAGTGCTAGTgtaattgtattaatttaagacatgaatgacaaaaaaaaagctctttGATCAGCTTTGGTATATATGGGTTATTGTGTCTGCAAATATTTGACTCAACAGATTTCAGGTTAGTTAAGTCAAGATGAAATTGTGTTGACAAATAAACAccataaacaatacattttgtgtttatattaaatttaaagTTTGCGGATACCTCTTATAGTTTGTCAGTTCAGCTACATTATGTTGCACCTGTtgtacacacagcttgtattatCTCTGGATTAGCTACAGATGAACTTAAAATCACCACTCTTACTGCCAAGCATAAGATAAAGAGGTGCAAAGCCTTGCAGCATTgacctgtggagcagtgaaatggtgttctctagagtgatggaaacacctttattgaccCCCTTAGGGATATTGCTTCTCTGGATTTGACCCATCCATGGTAGTGaacactacaaacacacactagtgagcaattctccacacacactaggggcaatGAACCACCTTGGCGCCCGGGGggtaggtgccttgctcaagggcacttcagccatgaatgaaTTTTCTCTTGCCAATCCTGGAAATTGAACTGGCGTACGGCCTTAAGCTCGCTAATGCTGTAGTgactaaatgccatcaaatacgTACAGCGATGTTCAAAATAGTGTAACGCTCTCACAGaggagtagaggctgttactatagtgaagacaataacctgTCTTAACCAGTGTCCATAATCTTTTggctatataatatatattactgAAAAGTGCATGCTTTTGTGGTTTtgttaacagtgtgtgtgtttggtgttttttttccccctccctaTAGGAACAAGAGAGAATCAGTCACCTAGTGCAAGAGtttcaaagaaaaaagaatgtaAGTGGTGTCCATTTGTACATTTAGTTTAGATTTTATCATTTATACTGTGCCAGATTATGTTGAACCTGAtgctttatattatatttaaaagacaGAAGTCTTGTTTTGCTCTAATGGGTAATAAATGTAGTTAATTTTGCCTTGCCTTTAAAACCTTGTCCTATTTTTTTATGACATCACTTTTCACCAGTAAAACACTTTAACTAATAACATTGTTTCTCTGGGGTGAAACTTGTGAAGTTAAACTACATGGTCAGTAGAAAGTCTCTTTTGTGACCAATGAAAAGCTTAGTCAGTGATGAAAAACCAAGTTCAACTGAAAAAGTTGAGTAAATTTCCACGTTCAGACATATTTTGCATTTCTTTTCATTCCTAGGACCCATCATTCCTGGAGAAGAGGGAAAGATGCGAATATCTGAAGAACAAGCTTGCACACATCAAGCAGAAAATCCAAGAATATGACAAAGTGATGGAATGGAATGATGGCTACAGTTAAACAGAACATAACAACAGTTTCTGTCACTAACCACAAACACAGAATGTCCACTGTTAGGGTTAAGCCTCCTGCCCGGCTTTGAGGCTTATTATTTtcagacaaaaataaatttcAAAAAGCTGCATTCTGTCTGAGGCCATCATAAcctttacattcacttccacaaTGGATTGATGGAAGAACTTTTTTATTAGAAGGAcaacttaaaaatgtatttaaattatgTCAAATATGTGATGcagttatgtgctttaaatatttttgaaggaAATATTCAAATTCACTCTCTTACTCTATAGTCCTCTGCGAAGTTTTGTGTATCTTTTGAGGAAGTTATGATTATCTtatgattacacacacacacacattgaactTGCATTAAAATTTGCATAAAATGccatttaaatatgatttttgAGAAGTGTACATATGCTCATATTTCTGAAGGAAGTCGACAGGCCACTGCAGGATAGTGCTGATAGTTGTTTTAGGGTTTTGAATTCTGTCTTAATTAGAATTGGACTATTTGTCCaagtgtattttaaaaaatattttaacaatgtcttttaaccgtgatttttttttttttcatatttcatgatTTCCTGTGCAAGGGcccttttttataattttatactgTTATATATctaagttttaaaaataaataaaaaaaaatcttttacgctttttgttttttgaatttcctttttaaatatgaaaacacTTGAAGCCAAATCTGAGTGCATTGTTTGCTTGAATATGGGGGTggtatttcacaaagcaggaatTCCGTTATTTTTGTCAATATTTTCACTTTttctaaatttttttatttttttggacatACATTGCTAACTGCTTAATATGTATCACTTGATTATCGTGAATTATTCATTACTGTATATAAATGTTGCCTGTTATTTTATAGTGGAATAGTCATCACTGCTCTATTTTATGTTGATGCAAGTGTACTACAGCAATTTCTGGATGTAGTTggggtttaaaataaatgaatatctaaattaaagaataatatattttctagatttgaaaagtaataaacagtggaaatatttcaaaaaaagtGTTACAAAAGCACTGTGTTAAAACATTACGGATTTTGCCCATATTTTATGACTAAATATGGATTGGACTGTAGTTAATACTGtgatttttactggaaataatgGCACTGATAATTTTGCAATAATTTGTCAATTTAAATTTTAACACTGGCTTCCTGAAGTATTTTAGTTTTTGTATTTAAACACTGACTTTagcttttaaatattaaaaaataatgatctGAATACTTTAACTCATTTATACCCAAATGTTTTTCTCACAGCTCAGAGTTTCTGTAAGGAGTGGAATTCGAGATATGTGTAAACTGGTTTATCCAGATTTTCACTGCGAGTTTCACCTTTCAATAAGTTTCAGGAAGACAAAATGGCCTCCGCTCATTTGATGTGTAATCATGAATGTTGACTACTTTCTTTTCACACAAGGTGAAAGTGGCCTAAATCAGATTGTCTAACAAAATCCCATTTTCTCTTTGGCTCTTCACACTACCTTATAAATTTGACAAAATAGACTGTGTTCCTAAACGTACCTGCAAAACTTCAGTGCTTCATGTGACATGTTTagcatatattttaattttaattatatataaattttaaaatacgaatctttaaaattttgaaaaatagaGTGTAAAATGAGCAGATTCTGAAAAGTCTAGGATTATCTACATGCCTGATATTTACATCaaagttttcttttttcaggACTGTGCAGTGTATCAGATAAAGAGATTTCAGTTTCACAAGTGAAAGTTGCCCAGTCAGAACTGAAAATATcagattgtgtttatttatttatttattttgctatttgcacagccaaaaaaaaaaaaccacacacacgtcTTATTTGAAGAGatcacttttacctgctgtgtggatATACCTACGTTGGTGATGCAAAGCACAATGTAATACCCAAGTAAGTGATTTTGTCCCTAATCTTGtttgtgactgagtgtgagtgacagttaTATGAGATGCTCCATATCTAACAATTTAGTTGCAAAAACTGATAAACAATGTAGCAAACCTAGCAACGGATTCATTTAGAAAtccttatttatttaacagtgaatgaaaacaaa
This window of the Hoplias malabaricus isolate fHopMal1 chromosome Y, fHopMal1.hap1, whole genome shotgun sequence genome carries:
- the LOC136678771 gene encoding MARVEL domain-containing protein 2-like, which encodes MSGINGSSYHFDRVREGPHYDQVPIGSLARDDGSSYPFGGLVPAVSADPLPPPPLPINPPVGPDLYPSDVEDQPDDAMDIKPVRRFIPDSVKNFFRGNSFRSSKSQSSFPPPPSDVINTTTQGVPCSPPNSRPPSPSAPGSYMDPYGGSGGSYHSRKEQAALLGEAVESVSGRSGQTAKTYSEKVEEYHQRYSYMKSWAGLLRILGCVELLLGAAVFACVCAYVHKDNEWYNLFGYTQHNIYGGSFGGSMGGMYGYGVDYNGPKTPFVLVVAGLAWIGTVILLILGMTMYYRTILLDSNWWPITECLINVMLGVLYLAASIVYVRDTLRGGLCYYPQFNNGPNAAFCRTEAGQTAAIIFLFLTTLLYFVSAGVCLKLWRHEAARLRREALEQEMRTVQSVPLTMIDAMSSVSGPAYKPQLMGTPNTMENATVLPPSMMEPEYLRGHIPAGHIPKPVIIADYVAKYPTIHTDEEKDRYKAVFNDQYEEYKELHAEVQALAKKFEEMENVMKNLPTHPSSEMEQERISHLVQEFQRKKNDPSFLEKRERCEYLKNKLAHIKQKIQEYDKVMEWNDGYS